The following are encoded together in the Buteo buteo chromosome 24, bButBut1.hap1.1, whole genome shotgun sequence genome:
- the PAIP2 gene encoding polyadenylate-binding protein-interacting protein 2: MKDPSRSSTSPSIISEDVIINGHSHEDDNPFAEYMWMENEEEFNRQIEEELWEEEFIERCFQEMLEEEEEHEWFIPARDLPQTMDQIQDQFNDLVISDSSSLEDLVVKSNLNPNAKEFVPGVKYLNI; this comes from the exons ATGAAAGATCCAAGTCGCAGCAGTACTAGCCCAAGCATCATCAGTGAAGATGTGATTATAAATGGTCATTCTCATGAAGATGACAATCCCTTTGCGGAGTACATGTGGATGGAGAACGAAGAGGAATTTAACAGGCAG ATCGAAGAGGAGTTGTGGGAAGAAGAATTTATTGAGCGCTGTTTCCAGGAGAtgctggaagaagaggaggagcaCGAATGGTTTATTCCAGCCCGTGATCTCCCACAAACAATGGATCAAATCCAGGACCAGTTCAATGACCTTGTTATCAGTGACAGCTCATCACTGGAGGATCTGGTG gtCAAGAGTAATCTGAATCCAAACGCAAAGGAGTTTGTTCCTGGGGTGAAGTACTTAAATATTTGA
- the SLC23A1 gene encoding solute carrier family 23 member 1 gives MGTRSGDLAQPQNGNSVLAPAGPPCPPGKEMPAAGRDPGAGAVPPRPEVDMLYRIEDVPPWYLCILLGFQHYLTCFSGTIAVPFLLAESLCVGKDQLTVSYLIGTIFTCVGITTLIQTTVGIRLPLFQASALAFLVPAKSILALEKWRCPPEEQIYGNWTLPLNTSHIWQPRMREIQGAIVVSSLVEVAIGLLGLPGALLSYIGPLTVTPTVSLIGLSVFQAAGERAGSHWGIAALTIFLIVLFAQYLRHVSICLPGYRRGSGFVLLRVQIFKMFPIILAIMVVWLLCYVLTCTGVFPSQPEAYGYKARTDARGEILSVAPWFRVPYPCQWGLPTVTSAAVLGMFSATLAGIIESIGDYYSCARLAGAPAPPVHAINRGIFTEGISCIIAGLLGTGNGSTSSSPNIGVLGITKVGSRRVIQYGAGIMLVLGTIGKFTALFASLPDPILGGMFCTLFGMITAVGLSNLQFVDMNSSRNLFVLGFAMFFGLTLPNYLDSQPKAINTGVPELDQILTVLLTTEMFVGGTIAFILDNTIPGTQEERGLVQWKAGAHSDSTARASLRSYDFPFGMSVVRRSRWLKRVPICPVFTGFKARARGSDAAAAADVQGTADGVSVCTKV, from the exons ATGGGGACCCGCTCGGGAGACCTGGCTCAGCCCCAG AATGGGAACTCGGTTCTCGCTCCTGCcggtcccccgtgtccccccgggAAGGAGATGCCTGCGGCAGGCAGG GACCCCGGGGCGGGCGCCGTGCCCCCCCGGCCAGAGGTGGACATGCTCTACAGGATCGAGGATGTGCCCCCCTGGTACCTCTGCATCCTGCTCGGTTTCCAG cactacCTGACCTGCTTCAGCGGCACCATCGCCGTCCCCTTCCTGCTGGCCGAGAGCCTGTGCGTGGGCAAGGACCAGCTCACCGTCAGCTACCTCATCGGCACCATCTTCACGTGCGTCGGTATCACCACCCTCATCCAGACCACCGTGGGCATCAG GCTGCCGCTCTTCCAGGCGAGCGCGCTGGCCTTCCTCGTCCCCGCCAAGTCCATCCTGGCCCTGGAGAAGTGGCGATGCCCGCCTGAAG agCAGATCTACGGCAACTGGACTCTGCCGCTTAACACCTCGCACATCTGGCAGCCCCGCATGCGAGAG ATCCAGGGGGCCATCGTGGTGTCCAGCCTGGTGGAGGTGGCCATCGGGCTGCTGGGGCTCCCCGGGGCGCTGCTCAGCTACATCGGGCCGCTGACCGTCACCCCCACCGTCTCCCTCATCGGGCTCTCCGTCTTCCAGGCGGCCGGCGAGCGGGCCGGCTCCCACTGGGGCATCGCCGCGCT gacCATCTTCTTGATTGTCCTGTTTGCCCAGTACCTGCGGCACGTCAGCATCTGCCTGCCCGGCTACCGGCGGGGCAGCGGCTTCGTCCTGCTCCGCGTCCAGATCTTCAAGATGTTCCCG ATCATCCTGGCCATCATGGTGGTGTGGTTGCTCTGCTACGTGCTGACGTGCACCGGCGTCTTCCCCAGCCAGCCCGAGGCGTACGGCTACAAGGCCAGGACGGACGCCCGGGGGGAGATCCTGTCCGTGGCACCCTGGTTTCGGGTCCCCTACCCCT GCCAGTGGGGTCTGCCCACAGTGACCTCGGCGGCCGTGCTGGGCATGTTCAGCGCCACGCTGGCGGGCATCATCGAGTCCATCGGGGACTACTACTCCTGCGCCCGGCTGGCGGgagcccccgctccccccgtGCACGCCATTAACAG AGGCATTTTCACCGAAGGCATCTCCTGCATCATCGCGGGGCTGTTGGGAACCGGCAACGgctccacctcctccagccccaacATCGGCGTCTTGGGCATCACGAAG gtggggagcaggagggtgaTACAGTACGGGGCCGGGATCATGCTCGTGTTGGGGACCATCGGCAAGTTCACGGCGCTGTTCGCCTCTCTGCCCGACCCCATCCTCGGCGGGATGTTCTGCACCTTATTCG GCATGATCACGGCCGTCGGCCTCTCCAACCTGCAGTTCGTCGACATGAACTCCTCCCGCAATCTCTTCGTGCTGGGCTTCGCCATGTTTTTTGGGCTGACGCTGCCAAACTACCTGGATTCCCAACCCAAGGCCATTAACACAG GTGTCCCCGAGCTGGACCAGATACTGACGGTGCTGCTAACGACAGAGATGTTCGTCGGGGGGACCATCGCCTTCATCCTGGACAACACCATCCCGG GGACGCAGGAGGAGCGAGGGCTGGTGCAGTGGAAGGCGGGCGCGCACTCGGACAGCACGGCGAGAGCCAGCTTGAGGAGCTACGACTTCCCCTTCGGGATGAGCGTGGTGAGGAGGAGCCGGTGGTTGAAGCGTGTGCCCATCTGCCCGGTGTTCACGGGGTTTAAGGCCCGGGCGCGGGGCAGCGACGCCGCGGCGGCCGCAGACGTGCAGGGTACGGCGGACGGGGTCTCTGTGTGCACGAAGGTCTGA
- the MZB1 gene encoding marginal zone B- and B1-cell-specific protein, whose protein sequence is MRPALAAWLALSLLVGTGAEDMCGDPPAPPARSISAPRLSPEERLSPHMPESLHCDACYAIAFQIEEQLRRAEGKVGRKALSESDYVEVLERSCSQGWESYGVQELDGEKRLAGPGLPRQEPMSVMVTGGPWPGRLSKMCLSYVGEQGEAQIYGAHRRGPAALRELLCHGEKGACTGSKAGGPVPPKALQNEL, encoded by the exons ATGCGGCCGGCACTGGCGGCGTGGCTGGCCCTGAGCCTGCTGGTAGGAACGGGGGCCGAGGATATGtgcggggacccccccgcccccccagcccgctccaTCTCTGCGCCCCGGCTCAGCCCCGAGGAGCGGCTCTCGCCTCACATGCCCGAATCCCTGCACTGCGACGCCTGCTACGCCATCGCCTTCCAG ATTGAGGAGCAGCTGCGCAGGGCGGAGGGGAAGGTGGGCAGGAAGGCGCTGAGCGAGTCTGACTACGTGGAGGTGCTGGAGAGGAGCTGCTcgcagggctgggagag ctACGGGGTGCAGGAGCTGGATGGGGAGAAGCGgctggcggggccggggctgccgaGACAGGAGCCCATGAGCGTGATGGTGACGGGGGGACCCTGGCCAGGCAG GCTGTCCAAGATGTGCCTCAGCTACGTGGGCGAGCAGGGAGAAGCGCAGATCTACGGCGCGCACCGTCGGGGCCCGGCCGCCCTTCGGGAGCTGCTCTGCCACGGGGAGAAGGGGGCCTGCACCGGCAGCAAAGCCGGGGGGCCGGTCCCACCCAAGGCGCTGCAGAACGAGCTGTAG
- the PROB1 gene encoding proline-rich basic protein 1: protein MPRGKRDPVLLSHAELPGADGEGPRSGGEGRRSTSEEEDHLPCLPRDDLAKSMSGSSVSSYHSALCSEGPETFKDCLEFLDEEGTPTWDTGRRGGRAEGAAPGRWAPTGAPGVPPPPGPLARPQRAQLSLAAKNSPGQGGRMGPLGGDRQPVAATAAAGGEPALPRQPGGMLGGAPSDSDEADGEVRALTARAFRSLSGLPGARLDMCSSHTSSSLSNSLSEDGGRPRRWPAAAGGEPRGTAAAVHGGVGWPFPAGVDGELLGLPSKEQFECVDVELESGEARKGHCKKRTVPKRQILLKRKERKETGFVPRGDGPAPQPLSPARKEPLSKGRAVGEDFRLNYKQFVKTASLDADAGKTRAASCLVKNVLAKKMQYEQRIKMEQKGLRGSSTSSGPSSAGTDLPGDGLEGKSSSLSRSDCSFSAEELRGGGMPLAAVATVAVGDATATTTHPAKGVVLSEATRESVCKLKTTFNELNQRMKYQEVLEGHHRLPGAAEEPASERTSYRRARALFEAHPGVGKALDVAPRFERALKPWPSLKQRAIHPSHPQTLPFKADSRALPTAPPCRLFTSRAQEVRLVPRSRQEEKPLSAPRRPPSPGTPARGSTPATPPKPEEKGKVRIPQPRDVRKLVKSSYSLCFGTAGASRGTAAPASGGEPPPATPLVIHCTSVCRREPATEPGDEEALAAAGQEPAAACAEDPAKLPGGRLPSPTRGSPVHITRVQATRRGSATAEGPPASPPRRERSELRVPPRAAVAEGVPHVETHLHVLVGRRSPAAAREGSPSQSSAVLRTEKTILLPPPPPSPTEGKEGRGRGGTGELHAAEGPESTVQRHGGGDGGDPQAGPLAGSSAYPQPVKPAAGSVPEPPASEQRQKQPGSRPVSAGSGGSVGGTGPAAPFRAGEGGEGPSGRLPERREAWEHLPKWPAATEPYIPAAPAENSNYLAIPVKAPKSSPMPKLPSAPNPAGASFGTPSVPNPASVSFGTPSVPNPASVSFGTPSVPNPASTSFGTPSVPNPASTSFGTPAVPNPASTSFGTPAVPNTATVSFGTPAVPNPASTSFGTPAVPNLASTSFGTPAVPNPASTSFGTPAVPNLASTSFGTPAAPKPASTYFGTPLVPNPASTTFGTPTVPNMTNSSFGFPLASSLASTSFGTPLVSNPTKSFGTPLIPYTASASFGTPLVPNLCGTAFGTPSVPIPSSEPFGTPSVPNLANSSLGIPLAPNPASSSFQSPLVTNRVPTSIGHPSVSSVASSSFGSPLIPNPASAPLGTGACPLPGGEAPWSKPGPEPTLPQPPEGPATAEHPVPLPPAQPQPRLEDAPHFLRRTDGASPSSKSTPSPTKPFAPHLPVHRRMLVDPDSGKCYYMEPPRQPQLKTLYDPETGQYLEVLIPPVASHTGLYQAPFNPLVMAPGVYGPPYLPYGGFPGLLAPSAPSPAHPDLPAAENPSFSGTFSSAPKGEGPPTAGGPDCGYLESLYYIPTGMHASPGPSPGQAPARASPAGAEKGPLLQM, encoded by the coding sequence ATGCCCCGCGGGAAGAGGGACCCCGTCCTGCTCTCCCACGCCGAGCTGCCCGGCGCCGACGGCGAGGGTCCCCGCAGCGGCGGCGAGGGCCGGCGGTCCACGTCGGAGGAGGAGGAccacctcccctgcctcccccgcGACGACCTCGCCAAGAGCATGTCCGGCTCTTCCGTCTCCTCTTACCACTCCGCCCTGTGCTCGGAGGGGCCGGAGACCTTCAAGGACTGCCTGGAGTTTCTGGACGAGGAGGGGACGCCCACCTGGGACACGGGGCGTCGGGGTGGCCGTGCCgagggggctgccccggggcgCTGGGCTCCGACGGGGGCCCCCGGcgtccccccgccgcccggccccctCGCCCGCCCGCAGCGGGCTCAGCTGTCCCTCGCGGCTAAGAATagcccggggcaggggggcaggaTGGGTCCCCTCGGCGGGGACCGGCAGCCCGTCGctgccaccgccgccgccggcggggagcCGGCTCTGCCCCGGCAGCCCGGGGGGATGCTCGGCGGGGCACCCAGCGATTCGGACGAGGCGGACGGCGAGGTGCGGGCGCTGACGGCCAGAGCTTTCCGCAGCCTCTCGGGTCTCCCCGGCGCTCGCCTCGACATGTGCAGCTCCCACACCTCCTCCAGCCTTTCCAACTCGCTGTCGGAGGAcggcgggcggccgcggcggtggccggcggcggctgGCGGCGAGCCCCGGGGCACGGCGGCAGCCGTCCACGGCGGGGTGGGCTGGCCCTTCCCCGCCGGCGTGGACGGGGAGCTGCTGGGCTTGCCGAGTAAGGAGCAGTTTGAGTGCGTGGACGTGGAGCTGGAGAGCGGCGAGGCCAGGAAGGGCCATTGCAAGAAGAGGACCGTCCCCAAGCGCCAGATCctgctgaagaggaaggagaggaaggagacgGGTTTCGTCCCCCGGGGGGATGGCCCGGCCCCCCAACCCCTGTCCCCCGCCAGGAAGGAGCCCCTCAGCAAGGGCAGGGCCGTCGGAGAGGACTTCAGGCTCAACTACAAGCAGTTCGTGAAGACAGCCTCCCTGGATGCTGACGCCGGCAAGACCAGAGCAGCCTCTTGCCTGGTGAAAAACGTCCTCGCCAAGAAAATGCAGTACGAGCAGAGGATCAAGATGGAGCAGAAGGGGCTGCGGGGCAGCTCGACTTCCTCGGGGCCGTCCTCTGCTGGCACCGACCTGCCGGGGGACGGCTTGGAGGGCAAGTCCAGCTCGCTCTCCCGCTCGGACTGCAGCTTCTCGGCCGAGGagctgcggggcggggggatgCCGCTGGCCGCAGTGGCCACGGTGGCCGTGGGGGAtgccaccgccaccaccacccaTCCCGCCAAGGGGGTGGTGCTGAGCGAGGCAACGAGGGAGAGCGTCTGCAAGCTGAAGACGACCTTCAACGAACTCAACCAGCGGATGAAGTACCAGGAGGTCCTGGAGGGCCACCACCGGCTGCCCGGTGCCGCCGAGGAGCCAGCATCGGAGAGGACCAGCTACCGGCGAGCGCGCGCCTTGTTCGAAGCCCACCCCGGGGTGGGGAAGGCGCTGGACGTTGCCCCCAGATTTGAGAGAGCGCTGAAGCCTTGGCCCAGCTTGAAGCAGCGAGCCATCCACCCCAgccacccccaaaccctcccctTCAAGGCCGACAGCCGGGCGCTCCCCACCGCGCCGCCGTGCCGCCTCTTCACCTCCCGGGCGCAGGAGGTGAGGCTGGTGCCGCGGAGTCGGCAGGAGGAGAAGCCGCTGTCagcgccccgccggccgccaAGCCCCGGCACCCCAGCCCGGGGGTCCACACCGGCCACCCCCCCCAAGccagaagagaaggggaaggtgcGCATCCCGCAGCCCCGGGACGTGCGCAAGCTGGTGAAGAGCAGCTACAGCCTCTGCTTCGGGACCGCCGGCGCATCCCGTGGCACCGCAGCACCGGCGAGCGGCGGGGAGCCGCCACCGGCCACCCCGCTTGTCATCCACTGCACCTCGGTCTGCCGGCGGGAGCCAGCGACGGAGCCGGGGGACGAGGAGGCGCTGGCGGCTGCCGGCCAAGAGCCAGCCGCGGCGTGTGCCGAGGACCCCGCAAAGCTCCCCGGCGGCCGGCTACCCTCGCCCACCCGGGGCTCCCCCGTCCACATCACGAGGGTCCAGGCCACGCGGAGGGGGTCGGCTACCGCGGAGGGGCCGCCGGCATCCCCCCCGCGCCGGGAGCGGAGCGAGCTCAGGGTGCCGCCGCGGGCAGCGGTGGCTGAGGGGGTGCCGCACGTGGAGACCCACCTCCACGTCCTGGTGGGCCGGCGGTCCCCAGCGGCGGCCAGGGAGGGCTCCCCGTCTCAgagcagcgcggtgctgcggACAGAGAAGACCATTCTCCTCCCACCACCGCCGCCAAGTCCCacggagggaaaggagggacgCGGCCGTGGCGGCACCGGAGAGCTCCACGCTGCCGAGGGGCCTGAGTCAACGGTGCAGCGGCAcggcggcggcgacggcggGGACCCCCAAGCCGGACCCCTGGCCGGCAGCAGCGCGTACCCACAGCCTGTGAAACCGGCAGCGGGAAGCGTGCCAGAGCCGCCCGCAAGCgagcagaggcagaagcagccAGGCAGCCGGCCGGTGTCGGCAGGGAGCGGCGGTTCCGTTGGTGGCACCGGCCCTGCTGCCCCGTTTCGAGCCGGGGAGGGCGGCGAAGGTCCCTCTGGCCGGCTGCCGGAGAGGAGGGAGGCCTGGGAACATTTACCGAAGTGGCCGGCAGCCACCGAGCCATACATTCCTGCTGCCCCGGCAGAGAACTCCAACTACTTAGCAATTCCTGTGAAAGCCCCCAAATCCTCTCCGATGCCAAAGCTGCCCTCAGCCCCCAACCCGGCCGGCGCATCCTTTGGGACCCCTTCGGTCCCCAACCCAGCCAGTGTGTCCTTTGGGACCCCTTCGGTCCCCAACCCAGCCAGTGTGTCCTTTGGGACCCCTTCGGTCCCCAACCCAGCCAGCACATCCTTTGGGACCCCTTCGGTCCCCAACCCAGCCAGCACATCCTTTGGGACCCCTGCAGTCCCCAACCCAGCCAGCACATCCTTTGGGACCCCTGCAGTCCCCAACACAGCCACTGTGTCCTTTGGGACCCCTGCAGTCCCCAACCCGGCCAGCACATCCTTTGGGACCCCTGCAGTCCCCAATCTGGCCAGCACGTCCTTTGGGACCCCTGCAGTCCCCAACCCGGCCAGCACATCCTTTGGGACCCCTGCAGTCCCCAATCTGGCCAGCACATCCTTTGggacccctgcagcccccaagCCAGCCAGCACATACTTTGGGACTCCCTTGGTCCCCAACCCAGCTAGCACAACCTTTGGGACCCCCACAGTCCCCAACATGACCAACTCATCCTTTGGCTTCCCATTAGCCTCCAGCCTGGCCAGCACATCATTTGGGACTCCCTTGGTCTCCAACCCCACCAAGTCTTTCGGGACCCCCTTGATCCCTTACACAGCCAGTGCATCCTTTGGGACCCCCTTGGTCCCCAACCTGTGCGGCACAGCCTTTGGGACCCCCTCAGTCCCCATTCCGTCCAGCGAACCCTTTGGGACCCCCTCAGTCCCTAATCTGGCCAACTCGTCACTCGGGATCCCCTTGGCCCCCAACCCAGCCAGCTCATCCTTTCAGTCCCCCTTGGTCACCAACCGAGTCCCCACTTCCATTGGGCACCCATCAGTCTCCAGCGTGGCCAGCTCATCCTTTGGATCCCCTTTGATCCCCAACCCAGCCAGCGCTCCACTGGGGACCGGTGCGTGTCCGTTGCCTGGTGGGGAAGCGCCCTGGAGCAAACCCGGCCCCGagcccaccctgccccagccccccgAGGgcccagccactgcagagcatCCAGTgccgctgcccccagcccagccccagcctcgcCTCGAGGATGCTCCCCATTTCCTAAGGAGGACCGACGGTGCCTCGCCGAGCAGCAAGAGCACGCCAAGCCCCACCAAGCCCTTCGCCCCCCACCTGCCTGTGCACCGGAGGATGCTTGTCGATCCTGACAGTGGGAAATGCTACTACATGGAGCCGCCGCGGCAGCCCCAGCTGAAAACACTCTATGACCCTGAGACCGGGCAGTACCTGGAGGTGCTCATCCCGCCGGTGGCATCGCACACCGGGCTCTACCAGGCTCCTTTCAACCCCTTGGTCATGGCCCCGGGGGTCTATGGCCCACCCTACCTGCCCTACGGTGGTTTCCCGGGGCTCCTGGCACCCTCCGCACCCTCTCCGGCACACCCTGACCTGCCAGCTGCCGAAAACCCCAGCTTCTCCGGGACCTTCAGCTCTGCTCCCAAGGGTGAGGGGCCGCCCACTGCTGGGGGTCCCGACTGTGGATACCTGGAGAGCCTGTACTACATCCCCACGGGGATGCACgccagccctggccccagccctggccaggCCCCTGCCCGTGCCAGCCCTGCCGGGGCCGAGAAGGGACCGCTGCTCCAGATGTGA